One genomic region from Streptomyces sp. NBC_00457 encodes:
- a CDS encoding histidine phosphatase family protein, with product MQLRLTFVAAARSTPLLAERFEDDRPLDQAGWDEVQRAAQDLIPLAAAELRYCSPTPRSRATGDALGYAPLVQLALRDCDMGRWRGLTLGEAMAREPEAVDAWLADPRGTPHGGESLLAFITRVGGWLDTRPVDDGGRIVAVAEPSVIRAALVYALKAPPSTYWNIDVRPLSTTTVTGRAGRWNLRFEGVSAQPTRA from the coding sequence ATGCAACTTCGCCTCACGTTCGTCGCCGCCGCGCGCAGCACGCCGCTGCTGGCGGAGCGGTTCGAGGACGACCGGCCGCTGGATCAGGCGGGCTGGGACGAGGTGCAGCGGGCCGCGCAGGATCTCATTCCGCTGGCGGCGGCCGAGCTGCGCTACTGCTCGCCGACGCCGCGCAGCCGGGCCACCGGTGACGCCCTCGGCTATGCACCGCTGGTGCAACTCGCGCTGCGGGACTGCGACATGGGCCGCTGGCGCGGGCTCACGCTGGGGGAGGCGATGGCGCGTGAGCCGGAGGCGGTGGACGCCTGGCTGGCCGACCCGCGCGGCACGCCGCACGGCGGTGAGTCGCTGCTCGCCTTCATCACCCGGGTCGGCGGCTGGCTCGACACCCGGCCGGTCGACGACGGAGGCCGGATCGTCGCCGTGGCCGAGCCGTCGGTGATCCGCGCGGCCCTGGTGTACGCGCTGAAGGCGCCGCCGTCGACGTACTGGAACATCGACGTCCGCCCCTTGTCGACGACCACGGTCACGGGTCGGGCGGGGCGCTGGAATCTGCGCTTCGAGGGGGTCTCGGCTCAGCCCACGCGCGCGTAG
- a CDS encoding transcriptional regulator encodes MQPNTLLDAILDEAGISHAGLAAHVNQAGRARGLALRYEHTAVARWLKGQRPRGQVPDLICEVLAARLQRPVTLDDIGLGVPGEPSAPHGTSLSGFVERATALWRSDEQQRPHILGAPAVTGTPAVMPVWEWENPPEDVDVSRGGRHRVTPSDLEMLRAARTHYEQMYRKAGGIATRTRIVGFLNSEAAPLLRGSYTDATGRQVHRATGGLVAIAGICAYDSDAHGLAQRYFHQALRLAKASGDRGLGAYIIALLVNQALFMREHRQAVAFAEAALRAAGKHITPALASDLYAMQAKAYAHLGDGTSALSCIRRAETAAERIRRGYEPDETGYVQPGLVNVQVAEALLSLGELAAAGEHAAAAVGNPAHDRGRVHRLAMLSTIELRQGNADKAVATAVQMAEQARGMESQRLRDRLRAVREHLMRSGCAGTAEAAELIDGALRVPL; translated from the coding sequence ATGCAGCCCAACACTCTGCTCGACGCGATCCTGGACGAGGCGGGCATCTCGCACGCGGGACTGGCCGCACATGTGAATCAGGCGGGACGGGCCCGCGGCCTCGCCCTCAGGTACGAACACACCGCCGTGGCACGGTGGTTGAAGGGCCAGCGCCCCCGCGGCCAAGTCCCCGACCTGATCTGCGAGGTACTCGCCGCCCGGCTGCAACGCCCCGTCACACTCGACGACATCGGCCTCGGCGTGCCCGGCGAGCCGTCCGCCCCGCACGGCACCTCGCTGTCCGGCTTCGTCGAGCGGGCCACCGCGCTGTGGCGCTCCGACGAACAGCAACGCCCGCACATCCTGGGCGCCCCCGCCGTCACCGGCACGCCCGCCGTGATGCCGGTCTGGGAGTGGGAGAACCCGCCGGAGGACGTCGACGTCTCCCGCGGCGGCCGGCACCGGGTCACCCCCTCCGACCTGGAGATGCTGCGCGCCGCCCGTACGCACTACGAGCAGATGTACCGCAAGGCCGGCGGTATAGCGACCCGCACCCGGATCGTCGGCTTCCTCAACTCCGAGGCCGCGCCGCTGCTGCGCGGCAGCTACACCGACGCCACGGGCCGCCAAGTGCACCGGGCCACCGGCGGGTTGGTGGCGATCGCCGGGATCTGCGCGTACGACTCCGACGCCCACGGGCTCGCCCAGCGCTACTTCCACCAGGCGCTGAGGCTGGCGAAGGCCAGCGGGGACCGGGGACTCGGGGCGTACATCATCGCGCTCCTCGTCAACCAGGCCCTGTTCATGCGGGAGCACCGCCAGGCCGTGGCCTTCGCGGAGGCCGCGCTGCGGGCGGCGGGCAAGCACATCACCCCGGCTCTCGCCTCCGACCTGTACGCGATGCAGGCGAAGGCGTACGCGCACCTGGGCGACGGCACGAGCGCCCTGTCCTGCATCCGGCGTGCCGAGACGGCCGCCGAACGCATCCGGCGCGGATACGAGCCCGACGAGACGGGCTATGTCCAGCCGGGACTCGTCAACGTCCAGGTGGCTGAGGCGCTTCTCAGCCTCGGTGAACTGGCGGCGGCGGGGGAGCATGCCGCGGCCGCTGTCGGTAACCCGGCCCACGATCGCGGGCGGGTGCACCGGCTCGCCATGCTCAGCACGATCGAGCTGCGGCAGGGCAACGCGGACAAGGCGGTGGCCACCGCGGTGCAGATGGCCGAACAGGCCCGGGGGATGGAGTCCCAGCGGCTGCGCGACAGACTCCGGGCGGTACGCGAGCACTTGATGCGCAGCGGCTGCGCGGGCACGGCCGAGGCCGCCGAACTCATCGACGGGGCACTGCGCGTACCGCTGTAA
- a CDS encoding DUF1918 domain-containing protein produces the protein MRATVGDQLVQHGRVVGQHDKVGEIVEVMGREGNPPYRVRFEDGHEGVCSPGPDTEIRHKETRH, from the coding sequence ATGCGTGCAACCGTGGGCGACCAGCTTGTCCAGCACGGCAGGGTGGTCGGACAGCACGACAAGGTCGGCGAGATCGTCGAAGTGATGGGACGCGAGGGGAACCCCCCGTATCGCGTCAGGTTCGAGGACGGGCACGAGGGCGTGTGCTCACCGGGGCCCGACACGGAGATCCGCCACAAGGAAACCCGACACTAG
- a CDS encoding alpha-L-arabinofuranosidase C-terminal domain-containing protein, with translation MSRTTRRRLGVTATALLMAAVALAAPAHAEDITDYAITVDPASQGAKIDDTMYGVFFEDINRAADGGLYAELVQNRSFEYSTADNSSYTPLTSWTVAGSAEVVNDAGRLNERNRNYLSLGAGSSVTNAGYNTGIRVEQGKKYDFSVWARAQSGTTLSVTLKDAPGTLATTRQVAAKGGWAKYTATFTATRTSNRGRLTVASSGAASLDEVSLFPRDTYKHQPNGLRKDLAEKIEALDPGFVRFPGGCLVNTGSMEDYSEASGWQRKRSYQWKDTIGPVEQRATNSNFWGYNQSYGLGYYEYFRFSEDIGAMPLPVVPALVTGCGQNRATDDEALLQRHIQDTLDLIEFANGPVTSKWGKKRAEMGHPKPFRLTHLAVGNEENLPNEFFARFQKFRAAIEAKYPDITIISNSGPDDAGATFDTAWQLNREGKVDMVDEHYYNSPQWFLQNNERYDSYDRGGPKVFLGEYASQGNAFKNALSEAAYMTGLERNADIVKLASYAPLLANEDYVQWRPDLIWFNNHASWNSANYEVQKLFMTNVGDRVVPSTATGTPNVSGPITGAIGLSTWATSAAYDDVKVTGEDGSTLFGDDFSGDASKWTPGGAGSWSIQDGQYVQTDAAAENTLVTAGDPAWKNYDLHVKATKKSGKEGFLVAFGVKDTGNYYWWNLGGWNNTQSAIEQAVDGGKSTLMSKAGSIETGRAYDIDIKVRGRQVTLYLDGQEWGSFADDKPAEPFRQVVTKDAKTGDLIVKVVNAQSAEARTAIDLGTSKVASKARVTTLAAGPDEVNTETDTPVTPATSTFQGVAKKFTYTFPANSITFLRIKQR, from the coding sequence ATGTCACGCACCACCCGCCGGAGACTAGGCGTCACCGCCACCGCCCTCCTGATGGCGGCCGTCGCCCTGGCCGCCCCCGCGCACGCCGAGGACATCACCGACTACGCGATCACCGTCGACCCCGCCTCCCAGGGCGCGAAGATCGACGACACGATGTACGGCGTCTTCTTCGAGGACATCAACCGCGCCGCCGACGGCGGACTGTACGCCGAGCTGGTGCAGAACCGGTCCTTCGAGTACTCCACCGCCGACAACAGCTCGTACACGCCGCTGACCTCCTGGACGGTCGCGGGGTCGGCCGAGGTCGTGAACGACGCCGGGCGCCTCAATGAGCGCAACCGGAACTACCTCTCCCTGGGCGCCGGTTCGTCGGTCACGAACGCCGGATACAACACCGGCATCCGCGTCGAGCAGGGCAAGAAGTACGACTTCTCCGTGTGGGCGCGCGCCCAGAGCGGCACCACGCTCAGCGTCACCCTGAAGGACGCGCCGGGCACGCTGGCGACCACCCGCCAGGTCGCCGCGAAGGGCGGCTGGGCGAAGTACACGGCCACCTTCACCGCGACCCGCACCAGCAACCGCGGCCGCCTCACCGTCGCCTCATCGGGCGCCGCCTCGCTCGACGAGGTCTCCCTCTTCCCGCGCGACACCTACAAGCACCAGCCGAACGGCCTGCGCAAGGACCTCGCCGAGAAGATCGAGGCCCTGGACCCCGGCTTCGTCCGCTTCCCGGGCGGCTGCCTGGTCAACACCGGCTCCATGGAGGACTACAGCGAGGCCTCCGGCTGGCAGCGCAAGCGCTCGTACCAGTGGAAGGACACCATCGGCCCGGTCGAGCAGCGCGCCACGAACTCCAACTTCTGGGGCTACAACCAGAGTTACGGCCTCGGCTACTACGAATACTTCCGCTTCTCCGAGGACATCGGCGCGATGCCGCTGCCCGTCGTGCCGGCCCTCGTCACCGGGTGCGGCCAGAACCGGGCCACCGACGACGAGGCGCTGCTCCAGCGGCACATCCAGGACACCCTGGATCTCATCGAGTTCGCCAACGGCCCTGTGACGAGCAAGTGGGGCAAGAAGCGTGCCGAGATGGGCCACCCCAAGCCCTTCCGCCTCACGCATCTCGCCGTCGGCAACGAGGAGAACCTGCCGAACGAGTTCTTCGCCCGCTTCCAGAAGTTCCGCGCCGCGATCGAGGCCAAGTACCCGGACATCACGATCATCTCCAACTCCGGCCCGGACGACGCCGGCGCGACCTTCGACACCGCCTGGCAGCTCAACCGCGAGGGCAAGGTCGACATGGTCGACGAGCACTACTACAACAGCCCGCAGTGGTTCCTGCAGAACAACGAGCGCTACGACAGCTACGACCGCGGCGGCCCGAAGGTCTTCCTCGGCGAGTACGCCTCCCAGGGCAACGCCTTCAAGAACGCGCTGTCCGAAGCCGCGTACATGACCGGCCTGGAGCGCAACGCCGACATCGTCAAGCTCGCCTCCTACGCTCCGCTGCTCGCCAACGAGGACTATGTGCAGTGGCGCCCGGACCTGATCTGGTTCAACAACCACGCCTCCTGGAACTCGGCCAACTACGAGGTCCAGAAGCTGTTCATGACCAACGTCGGCGATCGTGTCGTCCCGTCCACCGCGACCGGCACCCCGAACGTGAGCGGCCCGATCACCGGCGCCATCGGCCTGTCGACCTGGGCGACCAGTGCGGCGTACGACGATGTCAAGGTCACCGGCGAGGACGGCTCCACGCTGTTCGGCGACGACTTCTCCGGTGACGCGTCGAAGTGGACGCCGGGCGGTGCCGGCAGCTGGAGCATCCAGGACGGGCAGTACGTCCAGACGGATGCCGCCGCCGAGAACACGCTGGTCACGGCTGGCGATCCCGCCTGGAAGAACTACGACCTGCACGTGAAGGCCACCAAGAAGTCCGGCAAGGAGGGCTTCCTCGTCGCCTTCGGGGTCAAGGACACCGGCAACTACTACTGGTGGAACCTGGGCGGCTGGAACAACACCCAGTCCGCGATCGAACAGGCCGTGGACGGCGGCAAGTCGACGCTGATGTCCAAGGCCGGGTCGATCGAGACGGGCCGTGCCTATGACATCGACATCAAGGTGCGGGGCCGTCAGGTGACCCTCTATCTGGACGGCCAGGAGTGGGGCAGCTTCGCCGACGACAAGCCGGCCGAGCCGTTCCGCCAGGTCGTCACCAAGGACGCGAAGACCGGTGACCTGATCGTCAAGGTCGTCAACGCGCAGTCCGCCGAGGCTCGTACGGCGATCGACCTCGGCACCTCCAAGGTCGCGTCCAAGGCCCGCGTGACCACCCTGGCCGCCGGCCCCGACGAGGTGAACACCGAGACGGACACGCCGGTGACCCCGGCGACGTCCACCTTCCAGGGAGTCGCCAAGAAGTTCACGTACACCTTCCCGGCGAACTCGATCACCTTCCTGCGGATCAAGCAGCGGTAA
- a CDS encoding aminotransferase-like domain-containing protein, translating into MQERSSVGELANRLRRELDRYSPGGKLPSSRALVERYRVSPVTVSRALAQLAAEGLVVTRPGAGAFRARRPRTTAAPAGDTSWQEVALSADGASDVVPRSVDASGVVVSLAAPPTGVIEFTGGYLHPTLQPERALTAALARAGRRPGAWGRPPLDGLPELREWFAREIGGTVTAAEVLVGGGGQAALTTAFRALAPPGAPVLVESPTYPGMLAIARAAGLRPVPVPVDPDGVRPALLADAFRATGARLFVCQPLFQNPTGAVLAANRRAEVVAIARAAGAFVIEDDFVRRLVHEDAGPLPRPLVADDPDGVVVHVSSLTKATSPSFRVSAIAARGPALERLRAIQIVDTFFVPRPLQEAALELAGSPAWPRHLRSISAELKTRRDAMTAALRADLPELALPHIPSGGYHLWLRLPDGTDEALLTAAALRAGVALTPGRPYFSAEPPAGHVRLSFAAVAGTSEITEGVRRLRTAFDEGAGRK; encoded by the coding sequence ATGCAAGAGCGTAGCAGCGTCGGTGAACTGGCGAATCGGCTACGACGGGAACTAGACCGCTACTCACCGGGCGGAAAGCTCCCGTCGAGCCGGGCCCTCGTCGAGCGGTACCGGGTCAGCCCGGTGACCGTCTCGCGCGCCCTGGCGCAGCTGGCCGCCGAGGGACTGGTGGTGACCCGCCCCGGCGCCGGTGCCTTCCGCGCCCGGCGGCCCCGTACGACAGCCGCGCCCGCCGGGGACACCTCCTGGCAGGAGGTCGCGCTCAGCGCGGACGGCGCCTCCGACGTCGTACCGCGCTCGGTGGACGCGTCCGGAGTCGTGGTCTCGCTCGCCGCTCCGCCGACCGGAGTGATCGAGTTCACCGGCGGCTATCTGCACCCCACGCTCCAGCCCGAGCGTGCGCTGACCGCCGCGCTGGCCCGTGCGGGACGCCGGCCCGGAGCGTGGGGCCGGCCGCCGTTGGACGGACTGCCGGAGCTGCGTGAGTGGTTCGCCCGTGAGATCGGCGGCACCGTCACCGCTGCCGAGGTGCTGGTCGGCGGGGGCGGCCAGGCGGCGCTGACCACAGCGTTCCGCGCGCTGGCGCCACCCGGCGCGCCCGTCCTGGTCGAGTCGCCGACCTACCCCGGCATGCTGGCCATCGCCCGTGCGGCCGGGCTGCGGCCGGTCCCGGTGCCGGTCGACCCGGACGGCGTGCGCCCCGCCCTGCTCGCCGACGCGTTCCGGGCGACCGGGGCCCGGCTCTTCGTGTGCCAGCCGCTGTTCCAGAACCCGACCGGGGCGGTGCTCGCCGCGAACCGCCGCGCGGAGGTGGTCGCCATCGCACGGGCGGCGGGCGCGTTCGTGATCGAGGACGACTTCGTACGACGGCTGGTGCACGAGGACGCGGGCCCGCTGCCGCGTCCGCTGGTCGCCGACGACCCCGACGGAGTCGTCGTCCACGTCAGCTCGCTCACCAAGGCCACCTCGCCCAGCTTCCGGGTGAGCGCGATCGCCGCGCGCGGCCCGGCGCTGGAACGCCTGCGCGCCATCCAGATCGTCGACACCTTCTTCGTGCCCCGGCCCCTCCAGGAGGCCGCGCTCGAACTCGCCGGCTCGCCCGCCTGGCCACGCCATCTCCGGTCGATCTCGGCGGAGTTGAAGACCCGCCGGGACGCAATGACGGCTGCGTTGCGGGCCGACCTCCCCGAACTCGCCCTGCCGCACATCCCCTCCGGCGGCTACCACCTGTGGCTGCGCCTGCCCGACGGCACCGACGAGGCCCTCCTCACCGCCGCCGCCCTGCGCGCGGGCGTCGCACTCACCCCCGGCCGCCCCTACTTCAGCGCCGAACCCCCGGCCGGACACGTGCGGCTGAGCTTCGCGGCCGTGGCGGGGACGAGCGAGATCACGGAAGGGGTGCGGCGGCTGCGTACGGCCTTCGACGAGGGGGCCGGTCGAAAATGA
- a CDS encoding NUDIX hydrolase has product MQWTKQNEQTVYENRWFTVNLADVELPDGRHLDHFLIRLRPVAVATVVNEANEVLLLWRHRFITDSWGWELAAGVVEDGEDIACAAARELEEETGWRPGPLRHLMSVEPSNGLTDARHHVYWADEGEYIGHPVDDFESDRREWVPLKLVPDMIARGEVPAANMAAALLMLHHLRLGQDALP; this is encoded by the coding sequence GTGCAGTGGACGAAACAGAACGAACAAACTGTGTATGAAAACCGCTGGTTCACCGTCAACCTGGCAGACGTGGAGCTGCCCGACGGCCGGCACCTGGACCACTTCCTCATACGGCTGCGGCCGGTCGCCGTGGCCACAGTGGTCAACGAGGCCAATGAAGTGCTCCTCCTGTGGCGCCACCGCTTCATCACCGACAGCTGGGGGTGGGAACTCGCGGCGGGCGTCGTCGAGGACGGCGAGGACATCGCCTGCGCGGCCGCCAGGGAACTCGAGGAGGAGACCGGATGGCGGCCGGGACCGCTGCGCCACTTGATGAGCGTGGAGCCGTCCAACGGGCTCACCGACGCCCGGCACCACGTCTACTGGGCCGACGAGGGCGAGTACATCGGCCACCCCGTGGACGACTTCGAGTCGGACCGCCGGGAGTGGGTCCCCCTCAAACTCGTCCCCGACATGATCGCCCGTGGGGAGGTCCCGGCCGCCAACATGGCGGCCGCGTTACTGATGCTGCACCACCTCAGGCTGGGGCAGGACGCCTTGCCCTGA
- a CDS encoding DUF6314 family protein, whose translation MGEFWPVPDVLAYLAGQWRVERSVRDLAGDERGEFRGTTAFRPLEGGGLLHQESGTFVWQGVPRPAERTLRFLPSREPGAADVRFADGRPFHDLDLTSGRHTADHPCSADLYRGEFTVTDADHWRTVWRVRGPAKDLVLTTDYARVG comes from the coding sequence ATGGGCGAGTTCTGGCCAGTGCCGGACGTACTGGCCTATCTGGCCGGGCAGTGGCGGGTCGAGCGATCGGTGCGCGACCTCGCCGGCGACGAGCGGGGCGAGTTCCGCGGGACCACCGCGTTCCGTCCGCTCGAAGGCGGCGGACTGCTGCACCAGGAGTCCGGCACGTTCGTCTGGCAGGGCGTTCCCCGGCCCGCCGAGCGGACCCTGCGTTTCCTGCCGTCCCGGGAGCCGGGTGCGGCGGACGTACGGTTCGCGGACGGCCGCCCGTTCCACGACCTGGACCTGACCTCCGGACGGCACACGGCCGACCATCCGTGCTCGGCCGACCTCTACCGGGGCGAGTTCACCGTCACCGACGCCGACCACTGGCGGACGGTGTGGCGCGTGCGCGGCCCGGCGAAGGACCTGGTCCTCACGACCGACTACGCGCGCGTGGGCTGA
- a CDS encoding 3-hydroxybutyryl-CoA dehydrogenase yields the protein MTDIQRVGVVGCGQMGAGIAEVCARAGLDVMVAETTGESLEIGRTRLLNSLSKAAERGKITAEELEATQARLGFTTDLGEFADRDLVIEAVVENEQVKTEIFQVLDQIVTRPDAILASNTSSIPLVKLAVATSRPDHVIGIHFFNPAPVQKLVELIPALTTSEGTLSRAQGFAEKLLGKHAIRAQDRSGFVVNALLIPYLLSAIRMFESGIASREDIDNGMELGCAHPMGPLKLSDLIGLDTVASVAYSMYEEYKEPLYAAPPLLQRMVDAGRLGRKSGSGFYTYG from the coding sequence GTGACCGACATCCAACGCGTCGGAGTCGTGGGCTGCGGACAGATGGGAGCGGGCATCGCCGAGGTGTGCGCCCGCGCCGGACTGGACGTGATGGTCGCCGAGACCACCGGCGAGTCCCTGGAGATCGGCCGCACCCGGCTGCTCAACTCCCTGTCCAAGGCGGCCGAGCGCGGCAAGATCACGGCGGAGGAGCTGGAGGCGACGCAGGCGCGGCTCGGCTTCACCACCGACCTCGGCGAGTTCGCCGACCGCGACCTGGTGATCGAGGCCGTCGTCGAGAACGAGCAGGTGAAGACCGAGATCTTCCAGGTGCTCGACCAGATCGTGACGCGCCCGGACGCGATCCTCGCCTCCAACACCTCCTCCATCCCGCTGGTGAAGCTCGCGGTCGCCACCTCGCGGCCCGACCACGTCATCGGCATCCACTTCTTCAACCCGGCCCCGGTGCAGAAGCTGGTCGAGCTGATCCCGGCGCTCACCACCTCCGAGGGCACGCTCAGCCGGGCGCAGGGGTTCGCCGAGAAGCTGCTCGGCAAGCACGCCATCCGCGCCCAGGACCGCTCCGGCTTCGTGGTCAACGCCCTGCTGATCCCGTATCTGCTCTCCGCGATCCGGATGTTCGAGTCGGGCATCGCCAGCCGCGAGGACATCGACAACGGCATGGAACTCGGCTGCGCCCACCCGATGGGCCCGCTGAAGCTGTCCGACCTGATCGGCCTGGACACGGTCGCCTCGGTGGCGTATTCGATGTACGAGGAATACAAGGAGCCGCTGTACGCCGCTCCCCCGCTGCTGCAGCGCATGGTGGACGCGGGCCGGCTGGGCCGGAAGTCGGGGTCGGGCTTCTACACCTACGGCTGA
- a CDS encoding glycoside hydrolase family 10 protein, whose amino-acid sequence MGRLSRRAFALAALAALTPASSAAGVPRNPRAATEMRGMWLATVANRDWPSRAGLSPAQQRAELITHLDTAVRNRLNTVIFQVRPTADALWPSPYEPWSQYLTGTQGKDPGWDPLGSAVAEAHARGLELHAWFNPFRIANHTDPQRLAASHPARKHPDWVVTYGGKLYYNPGLPQVRAFVQEAMLDAVRKYPVDAVHFDDYFYPYPVAGQTFDDAAAFDLYGGGFGNRADWRRDNINRLVGEMAARIKSLRPGTQFGISPFGVWRNAATDPLGSDTRAGVQTYDDLYADTRRWVRENWIDYICPQLYWNIGLAAADYAKILPWWASAVRGSGTRLYVGEALYKAGDPAQPAAWQNADELSRHLTLAKNFPETRGHVFFAAKDATTDRIGALARVVADHYRQPVRPPR is encoded by the coding sequence ATGGGACGGTTGTCACGTCGGGCGTTCGCGCTGGCCGCGCTGGCGGCCCTCACGCCGGCGTCGAGTGCGGCGGGCGTACCGCGGAATCCGCGGGCCGCGACCGAGATGCGCGGCATGTGGCTGGCGACCGTGGCCAATCGCGACTGGCCCTCCCGGGCCGGCCTGAGCCCGGCCCAGCAGCGGGCGGAACTGATCACCCATCTCGACACCGCGGTCCGCAACCGCCTCAACACCGTGATCTTCCAGGTCCGCCCGACGGCCGACGCGCTGTGGCCCTCGCCGTACGAGCCCTGGTCGCAGTACCTCACCGGCACCCAGGGCAAGGACCCGGGCTGGGACCCGCTCGGCTCGGCCGTGGCCGAGGCGCATGCCCGGGGCCTGGAACTGCACGCCTGGTTCAACCCGTTCCGTATCGCCAATCACACCGACCCGCAGCGGCTCGCCGCCTCGCACCCCGCGCGCAAGCACCCGGACTGGGTGGTGACGTACGGCGGGAAGCTCTACTACAACCCGGGGCTGCCCCAGGTCCGCGCCTTCGTCCAGGAGGCCATGCTCGACGCGGTGCGCAAGTACCCAGTCGACGCCGTGCACTTCGACGACTACTTCTACCCGTATCCGGTGGCGGGCCAGACCTTCGACGACGCCGCCGCCTTCGATCTCTACGGCGGCGGCTTCGGGAACCGGGCCGACTGGCGGCGGGACAACATCAACCGGCTGGTGGGCGAGATGGCGGCCCGGATCAAGTCGCTCAGGCCAGGCACACAGTTCGGGATCAGCCCCTTCGGGGTGTGGCGCAACGCCGCCACGGACCCTCTCGGCTCCGACACCCGGGCGGGGGTGCAGACGTACGACGACCTGTACGCCGACACCCGCAGGTGGGTCCGCGAGAACTGGATCGACTACATCTGCCCGCAGCTCTACTGGAACATCGGCCTCGCCGCGGCCGACTACGCCAAGATCCTGCCCTGGTGGGCCTCGGCCGTGCGCGGCAGCGGCACACGGCTGTACGTCGGCGAGGCGCTCTACAAGGCGGGCGACCCGGCCCAGCCCGCCGCCTGGCAGAACGCCGACGAACTGTCCCGGCATCTCACACTCGCCAAGAACTTTCCGGAGACGCGCGGCCACGTCTTCTTCGCCGCGAAGGACGCGACGACGGACCGGATCGGCGCGCTGGCACGGGTGGTCGCCGACCACTACAGGCAGCCGGTGAGGCCGCCGCGCTAG
- a CDS encoding DMT family transporter yields MRAQSSAITPTGIAVSGRSGTSIGTLQAVLGVIAFSLTFPATAWGLEGFGPWSLVAVRSVLAALIAGGCLLALRVPLPGRAHWPGLAVVAAGVVVGFPLLTTLALRTSTTAHAAVVVGLLPLTTALCSALRVGTKRSAGRAKIGRRASAGPSWLVAPTRRSRICHSPAPLRGAADPQPTSPNPLSPSRTFWTAALVGAAAVVAFTVQQSGGALTTADLYLFGALLVCAAGYTEGGRLARVMPGWQVVGWALVLCLPIGVPAAVLALSYEPVQLTAHSVTGLLWVAAGSQFLGLVVWYRGMAAIGIPKASQLQLAQPLLTLVWSVLLLGEHLTVAAPLTAAAVLVCIAVTQRARG; encoded by the coding sequence ATGAGAGCACAGAGTAGCGCTATCACCCCGACCGGGATAGCGGTCAGCGGTCGGTCCGGTACCTCGATCGGCACTCTTCAGGCCGTCCTGGGAGTCATCGCCTTCTCCCTCACCTTCCCCGCGACCGCATGGGGACTGGAGGGCTTCGGGCCGTGGTCCCTGGTCGCCGTGCGCAGCGTGCTCGCGGCGCTGATCGCGGGCGGCTGTCTGCTGGCGCTGCGTGTGCCGCTGCCCGGACGAGCGCACTGGCCGGGACTCGCCGTGGTCGCCGCCGGAGTCGTCGTCGGCTTCCCGCTGCTGACGACCCTCGCCCTGCGGACCTCGACCACCGCACACGCCGCCGTCGTGGTCGGCCTGCTCCCGCTGACCACCGCACTCTGCTCCGCCCTGCGGGTCGGCACGAAGCGCTCCGCGGGACGTGCCAAAATCGGCCGTCGAGCATCTGCGGGGCCGTCGTGGCTGGTCGCGCCCACGCGGCGGAGCCGCATATGTCACAGCCCCGCGCCCCTTCGGGGCGCTGCCGACCCGCAGCCGACTTCGCCAAACCCGCTCAGCCCCTCGCGCACCTTTTGGACGGCCGCGCTCGTGGGCGCCGCTGCCGTGGTCGCCTTCACCGTGCAGCAGAGCGGCGGGGCGCTGACCACCGCCGACCTGTATCTCTTCGGGGCGCTGCTGGTGTGCGCGGCCGGATACACCGAGGGCGGCCGGCTGGCCCGCGTCATGCCGGGCTGGCAGGTCGTCGGCTGGGCGCTGGTGCTGTGTCTGCCGATCGGGGTGCCCGCCGCGGTGCTCGCCCTGTCGTACGAGCCGGTGCAGTTGACCGCGCACAGCGTGACGGGGCTGCTGTGGGTCGCGGCCGGCTCGCAGTTCCTCGGCCTCGTCGTCTGGTACCGCGGCATGGCGGCGATCGGCATCCCGAAGGCCAGCCAGTTGCAGTTGGCCCAGCCGCTGCTCACACTGGTGTGGTCGGTGCTGCTGCTGGGCGAGCACCTGACAGTGGCCGCCCCGCTCACGGCGGCGGCGGTGCTCGTATGCATCGCCGTCACACAGAGGGCGCGCGGCTGA